From Streptomyces sp. SAI-135:
GGCCAGATGCATGTCCAGGCAGAAGGCGCAGTGGTTGAGCTGCGAGGCCCGGATGACGACCAGTTCGGCGAGGGCCGGGTCGCCGAGCCCCTGTTTCGCGGTGGCGCTGAGCGCGGACAGGGCCCGGCCGACCTGAGGGTCGAGAACGTCCGTACGGCTCACTGGTGCCGGCCCGCCTCGTAGTGCCCCGGCACCATGCGGCAGGTCACCCCGAACCGGTTCCAGGCGTTGATCACCGTGATCGCGGCGATCAGCTGGGCCAGCTCGGCCTCCTCGAAGTGCTTGGCCGCGTGCTCGTACACCTCGTCCGGCACAAAACCGTCGGTGAGGACGGTGACCGCGTCGGTCAGTGCGAGGGCCGCGACCTCCTTCTCCGTGTAGAAGTGCTTCGACTCCTCCCACGCGCCCAGCTGGATGATCCGCTCGACGCTCTCACCGGCCGCGAGGGCGTCCTTGGAGTGCATGTCGAGGCAGAACGCGCAGTGGTTGAGCTGCGAGGCGCGGATCTTCACCAGGTCCAGCAGCCGGGGGTCCAGGCCCCGCCGGGCGGCCGTGTCGAGGCGGAGCATCGCCTTGTAGACCTCGGGGGCGTGCTGGGCCCAGGCGAGTCGTGGGGTGTGTTCGGGAGCGTGGGTTTCCGCTGTGGTCATGCCTCGACCCTAGGAGCCAGGCAGCCCAGGAGTATGGTCCACTTCCATGGCGAAATCCTGGGCCCCTTTCGGCGTGGACCTGCATCTGGACCCCACCGGCCCCGGCGTCC
This genomic window contains:
- a CDS encoding carboxymuconolactone decarboxylase family protein, with the protein product MTTAETHAPEHTPRLAWAQHAPEVYKAMLRLDTAARRGLDPRLLDLVKIRASQLNHCAFCLDMHSKDALAAGESVERIIQLGAWEESKHFYTEKEVAALALTDAVTVLTDGFVPDEVYEHAAKHFEEAELAQLIAAITVINAWNRFGVTCRMVPGHYEAGRHQ